Proteins co-encoded in one Chloroflexota bacterium genomic window:
- a CDS encoding class I SAM-dependent methyltransferase, which produces MSKGLMRLYFDGVYNRAYDLTVARLSPYRRLQARCLDKLELSGDKSILCVGLGTGNEVLGILARNGTGHLSLTGVDISMSGLDRASRKAQGRGKHMSALRMDAHRLGFSDGSFDVVICLHLMGFLEDDARATREVFRVLRGGGQFVITYPSGRGGPGLAGEIWHGVWGKLRAGKYTQAMGECLAGIGAGMLYMPASLWVRPKQGFYSLSDLKALLSSFTPGGCSIEEDPVYQDFIVYGRK; this is translated from the coding sequence TTGAGCAAGGGGCTGATGAGGCTCTACTTTGACGGGGTCTATAACCGGGCCTATGACCTGACGGTGGCCCGGCTCTCCCCATACCGCCGCCTCCAGGCCCGCTGTCTAGACAAGCTGGAACTCAGCGGTGACAAGTCCATCCTCTGTGTTGGGCTAGGCACCGGCAATGAGGTCCTGGGCATCCTGGCAAGGAACGGCACAGGCCACCTGAGCCTTACAGGGGTGGATATCTCCATGAGCGGCCTGGACCGGGCATCCAGGAAGGCCCAGGGCAGGGGCAAGCATATGTCTGCTCTGCGGATGGACGCCCACCGCCTGGGCTTCAGCGACGGGAGCTTTGATGTGGTCATCTGCCTCCACCTGATGGGCTTTCTGGAGGACGACGCCAGGGCCACCCGGGAGGTCTTCCGGGTACTGAGGGGGGGTGGGCAGTTTGTCATCACCTATCCTTCGGGGAGGGGAGGGCCGGGGCTGGCCGGGGAGATATGGCATGGCGTCTGGGGAAAGCTCCGGGCGGGGAAATACACCCAGGCCATGGGGGAATGCCTGGCCGGTATCGGTGCGGGAATGCTGTATATGCCGGCAAGTCTCTGGGTCAGGCCAAAACAGGGCTTCTACTCGCTCTCTGACCTGAAAGCCCTCTTATCCTCCTTCACGCCCGGGGGCTGCTCCATAGAAGAGGACCCCGTATATCAGGACTTCATCGTCTACGGTAGAAAGTGA